A genomic segment from Acidobacteriota bacterium encodes:
- a CDS encoding PQQ-binding-like beta-propeller repeat protein: MQANDTASSNALSTKAILLTTILFPPAGLVMLWLKRDTPTDKKLLGSVGIVALGVLYIFVLAKVGILSAIFTRPDADAESHYSALERHREQQKQEAENPGSTNSTEGTTAATSNPTNAPATTDAAKPATSTSTRTYWTNYRGPNRDGRYDEQKISTNWSAEGLKPIWKQPVGLGWASFVVADNLAYTIEQRRNLEVVAAYNIDNGREVWTQSWNAEFVESMGGNGPRATPTWDDGKLYALGATGELRCLDAKTGKVIWGKNILTDNGASNLQWGMAAAPLIVDDKVIVQPGGKNKSFVAYNKNTGAAMWHTLSDTQAYVSPMLATLAGKRQILAVTANRIVGINPDDGALLWDYPWDTQMGINCSQPIPISDTRFFISSGYGKGAALVDVSDSGGKLAARKIWENTNMKNKFNSSVILNGYAYGLDEGILTCVEVQTGERKWKGGRYGFGQIILASDHLIIISEQGELALVKATPDKYEEVTKFQALEGKTWNYPAIANGKLLVRNGNEMACFNLAMQ; the protein is encoded by the coding sequence ATGCAAGCAAACGACACGGCATCATCGAATGCGCTTTCAACCAAAGCGATTCTGCTGACAACCATTTTATTTCCACCCGCCGGGCTGGTGATGCTCTGGCTGAAACGCGATACCCCGACCGATAAAAAACTTCTCGGTTCGGTCGGCATTGTGGCGCTTGGCGTTCTCTATATTTTCGTCCTCGCCAAAGTCGGCATCCTTTCAGCCATCTTTACACGCCCCGATGCGGATGCCGAATCGCACTATTCGGCGCTTGAACGACACCGCGAACAACAAAAACAGGAAGCCGAAAATCCCGGCTCAACAAATTCAACCGAGGGAACGACGGCTGCAACCAGTAATCCGACCAACGCGCCCGCGACAACCGATGCGGCAAAACCCGCAACCTCCACGAGCACTCGAACCTATTGGACGAATTATCGCGGACCCAATCGCGATGGGCGTTATGATGAACAGAAAATTTCCACCAACTGGTCTGCCGAAGGCTTAAAGCCCATCTGGAAACAACCGGTCGGACTCGGCTGGGCTTCATTCGTGGTTGCGGACAATCTCGCCTACACCATTGAACAACGGCGCAATCTGGAAGTGGTGGCGGCTTACAACATCGACAACGGGCGCGAGGTGTGGACGCAGAGTTGGAACGCAGAGTTCGTTGAATCAATGGGCGGCAATGGACCGCGCGCCACCCCGACGTGGGACGACGGCAAACTTTACGCGCTGGGCGCAACCGGCGAATTGCGTTGTCTGGATGCCAAAACCGGCAAAGTTATCTGGGGCAAAAATATTTTAACCGACAACGGCGCAAGCAATTTGCAATGGGGCATGGCAGCCGCGCCGCTCATCGTTGATGATAAGGTCATCGTGCAACCCGGCGGCAAAAATAAATCCTTTGTCGCTTACAACAAAAATACCGGCGCGGCGATGTGGCATACACTCAGTGATACGCAGGCGTATGTGTCGCCGATGCTTGCCACGCTTGCGGGCAAACGCCAGATTCTCGCCGTCACTGCCAATCGCATTGTCGGCATTAACCCCGATGACGGCGCATTGCTCTGGGATTATCCCTGGGATACGCAGATGGGCATCAATTGTTCGCAACCGATTCCCATAAGCGACACGCGCTTTTTTATTTCGTCAGGTTATGGCAAAGGCGCGGCGTTGGTTGACGTAAGCGACAGTGGCGGCAAACTCGCAGCGCGAAAAATCTGGGAAAACACCAACATGAAAAATAAGTTCAACAGTTCGGTGATTCTCAACGGCTACGCTTACGGACTCGACGAAGGCATTCTCACCTGCGTCGAGGTGCAGACCGGCGAGCGCAAATGGAAAGGCGGGCGCTATGGTTTCGGACAAATCATTTTAGCGAGCGACCATTTGATTATTATTTCCGAACAGGGTGAACTCGCGCTGGTCAAAGCGACGCCTGATAAATACGAAGAGGTTACGAAATTTCAAGCCCTCGAAGGCAAGACCTGGAATTATCCGGCAATCGCTAACGGAAAATTATTGGTTCGCAATGGCAATGAAATGGCTTGTTTCAATCTGGCTATGCAATAA